One genomic window of Providencia hangzhouensis includes the following:
- a CDS encoding DUF2732 family protein produces the protein MRHIPDPIFTPVAENIKANREDERKSLMNRFADRQRQLADKVLTEKLDYAQIHQLLVDEADKFESQAGDLNYV, from the coding sequence ATGAGACATATTCCAGACCCTATATTTACCCCCGTCGCTGAAAATATAAAAGCGAATAGGGAAGATGAGCGTAAATCATTAATGAATCGTTTTGCTGATCGCCAACGTCAATTAGCCGATAAAGTGTTAACAGAGAAATTAGATTACGCGCAAATACACCAATTATTAGTCGATGAAGCGGATAAGTTCGAGTCACAAGCGGGAGATCTTAACTATGTCTGA
- a CDS encoding toprim domain-containing protein produces MKSYHIQALLPRLIYDFQFKEQNGYLRQGVCPNCKKKELFTSIEMPFVLRCGRENKCGAELIVKEIYPDIFDDWSAHYPKTQQAPNAAADAYLQHARGLDIAPLKGLYSESSYHANGLGAATVKFALPEGAYWERIIDRPSRFDRKANFFGSYKGHWWTLPQQDLTQAKEIWLTEGIFDALSLIQNGIAAVSLMTCHNYPEVALNALKAALGNNKKPLLVWALDNGAAGERAMKKFVARSIDDGWKATAARPAEKECGNDWNDLHMKGKLTERDIARYRYYGKLLLASTAFEKARLMFNWTERSEFDFQHDNRLYWFKLDIDKMMKTIERIHDAEPDLDEDEARQKAVKESGTVVEIANCYPTPLYFQKSVETDESWYYMRVDFPRQPQVKATFTASQLTSASEFKKRLLHVAKGAVYTGTTLQLDRICKQALPDIKEVITQNYVGYNKEYGVYVFNDVAVQDGKCFTLNEEDYFSLNKLDIKTLSLSPSLAINTDFSEFDTSWLSSLWDAFGAKGYVVLAFWLGSFFAEQIRKTHKSYPFLEICGEPGSGKSTLIEFLWRLCGRADYEGFDASKSSVAARGRNFSQISNLPVCLIESDRVQDNAKLKAFDWEELKSLYNGRATRSLGVKNSGNETYEPLFKGSIVIAQNAEINASRAVLERIIHLYTDKAEQSVETRYAAIALERYPIEKLSGFLPTVLMKEAAILKQYNERVDGLQAQLFADKAINHERIAKNHAQLIALLETLALVLPVKAAHIRQTRDFIIELAKQRVQAIQLDQPQVMEFWELFDYLHDNEAFGVNHSSEKGVFAVNFNHIAQVASEYRQSMQLNTDIKNLLKAGRMRKFVGVKTVRSVVNSQFNSTLAVGSTLSKPDVLRCWVFQENSES; encoded by the coding sequence ATGAAATCATATCATATTCAGGCGTTATTGCCTCGCCTTATATACGACTTTCAATTTAAAGAGCAAAATGGCTATTTGCGCCAAGGTGTGTGCCCAAATTGTAAGAAAAAAGAGCTATTTACCTCAATTGAAATGCCGTTTGTGTTGCGTTGTGGCCGTGAAAATAAATGCGGCGCTGAGTTGATTGTAAAAGAGATTTACCCCGATATATTTGATGACTGGTCAGCACACTACCCCAAGACGCAACAAGCACCAAATGCAGCCGCAGATGCTTATTTACAGCACGCCAGAGGGCTTGATATCGCCCCATTGAAAGGGTTGTATTCCGAGTCTAGCTATCATGCCAATGGGTTAGGTGCGGCAACGGTTAAATTTGCTTTACCCGAGGGGGCATATTGGGAGCGCATTATTGATAGGCCCTCACGGTTTGATCGCAAAGCTAACTTTTTTGGTTCTTATAAAGGGCATTGGTGGACACTGCCACAACAGGATTTAACCCAAGCCAAAGAGATTTGGCTAACGGAAGGTATTTTTGATGCACTTAGCTTGATTCAAAATGGTATTGCGGCTGTATCGTTAATGACTTGCCATAATTACCCTGAAGTCGCGTTGAATGCGCTGAAAGCTGCACTAGGGAACAATAAAAAGCCGTTGTTGGTTTGGGCGCTAGATAATGGCGCAGCCGGCGAACGCGCCATGAAAAAGTTTGTTGCCCGCAGTATCGATGATGGCTGGAAAGCCACGGCCGCGAGACCTGCTGAAAAAGAGTGTGGCAACGATTGGAATGACTTACATATGAAAGGCAAGCTAACGGAGCGCGATATCGCCCGTTATCGCTATTACGGTAAGTTGTTGTTAGCCTCAACCGCGTTTGAAAAGGCGCGTTTAATGTTTAACTGGACGGAACGTTCAGAGTTCGATTTTCAACATGATAACCGCTTGTATTGGTTTAAGTTGGATATCGATAAAATGATGAAAACCATTGAGCGTATTCATGATGCCGAACCTGATTTAGATGAAGATGAAGCCAGACAAAAAGCGGTAAAAGAATCAGGTACGGTGGTTGAAATCGCTAATTGTTATCCCACTCCGTTATATTTCCAAAAGTCTGTAGAAACTGACGAATCATGGTATTACATGCGCGTCGATTTTCCTCGCCAACCGCAAGTTAAAGCCACGTTTACCGCCTCGCAATTAACCAGTGCCAGTGAATTCAAAAAGCGTTTATTGCATGTGGCCAAAGGGGCGGTTTATACCGGCACAACTTTGCAATTGGACCGCATTTGCAAACAAGCCTTGCCAGATATTAAAGAGGTGATCACGCAAAACTATGTGGGTTATAACAAAGAGTATGGTGTGTATGTGTTTAATGATGTTGCGGTGCAGGATGGTAAGTGTTTTACGTTAAATGAGGAGGATTATTTCTCTCTCAATAAGTTGGATATCAAGACGTTAAGCCTTAGTCCATCATTGGCCATTAATACCGATTTTAGTGAATTTGATACCAGTTGGTTAAGTTCTCTTTGGGATGCGTTTGGTGCAAAAGGTTATGTGGTGTTGGCGTTCTGGCTGGGTTCGTTCTTTGCGGAGCAGATACGCAAGACCCATAAAAGCTACCCATTTTTAGAAATTTGCGGTGAGCCTGGTTCAGGTAAAAGTACGTTGATTGAGTTTTTATGGCGTTTATGTGGCCGTGCAGATTATGAGGGGTTCGATGCATCAAAATCGAGTGTTGCCGCTCGAGGACGAAACTTTTCACAGATAAGTAATTTGCCAGTGTGTTTAATTGAAAGTGATCGCGTGCAAGATAATGCAAAACTAAAAGCGTTTGATTGGGAAGAGTTAAAATCACTGTATAACGGCCGTGCGACGCGTTCACTAGGGGTTAAAAATAGCGGTAATGAGACCTACGAGCCGTTATTTAAAGGCAGTATTGTGATTGCACAGAATGCAGAGATTAACGCGTCACGCGCCGTTTTAGAACGGATTATTCATCTTTATACCGACAAAGCGGAGCAAAGTGTTGAAACTCGTTATGCTGCCATTGCCCTTGAACGTTATCCTATTGAAAAGCTGTCTGGTTTTCTGCCTACGGTATTGATGAAAGAAGCGGCGATATTAAAGCAATACAATGAGCGTGTAGATGGTTTACAGGCGCAGTTATTTGCGGATAAGGCGATTAACCATGAGCGGATCGCCAAAAACCACGCACAGTTAATTGCGTTGTTGGAAACGTTAGCGTTAGTTCTTCCTGTAAAAGCGGCTCATATACGCCAAACCCGTGACTTTATTATTGAGTTGGCCAAACAACGTGTTCAAGCGATCCAACTCGACCAACCGCAAGTGATGGAGTTTTGGGAGTTGTTTGATTATTTACACGATAACGAGGCCTTTGGTGTGAATCACAGTAGTGAAAAGGGTGTTTTTGCGGTGAACTTTAACCATATTGCACAGGTAGCCAGTGAGTACCGTCAGTCTATGCAATTGAATACCGATATTAAGAACTTATTGAAAGCGGGGCGTATGCGTAAATTTGTAGGCGTTAAGACGGTGAGAAGTGTAGTAAACAGTCAGTTTAATAGCACGCTTGCGGTGGGGAGTACTTTGTCGAAGCCGGATGTGCTTAGATGTTGGGTATTCCAAGAAAACAGTGAAAGCTAG
- a CDS encoding phage portal protein, translating into MEQATELAATEEQTQSPEFCSFTFDPPSIVSGIGDLLDCMECNHNGRWYETPIDFTGIARSFTSSAAYHQSPLVFKRNVITSCFEPTPYLSRPDFTTLAQDFVVFGNGYLEKRINRLGDMLTLKPSLAKYTRAGVNEGQYWQVKNYQDAYEFRKNSVIHLKNPCIHQEIYGVPDYLAGLISANLNHSATLFRTNYYENGSHAGVMVYLSAALADDKAVESLKKSLTEARKGKAFKNIFVYAANGGKDGIQILPFSQISAKDEFVGIKDTTRDDLLAMHRIPPQLMGIIPQGSGSLGDIEKAAMVFWFNELLPLMESMKSINDMLGVEVIRFKQYALLDFLTQAKGKEPNYK; encoded by the coding sequence ATGGAACAAGCAACAGAATTAGCAGCAACCGAAGAACAAACACAAAGCCCTGAATTTTGTTCATTTACTTTTGACCCGCCATCAATTGTCTCTGGCATTGGTGATTTGCTGGACTGCATGGAGTGCAACCACAATGGCCGTTGGTATGAAACCCCTATTGACTTCACTGGCATTGCACGCTCGTTTACCTCGTCAGCGGCCTACCATCAATCACCGTTAGTGTTTAAACGCAATGTGATCACAAGTTGTTTTGAACCAACGCCGTATTTATCACGCCCTGATTTCACCACCTTAGCGCAGGATTTTGTGGTTTTTGGTAATGGTTACCTTGAAAAGCGCATTAACCGGCTCGGCGATATGTTAACGCTTAAACCCTCATTGGCTAAGTATACCCGCGCCGGTGTGAATGAGGGGCAATACTGGCAAGTGAAGAATTACCAAGATGCCTACGAATTTCGCAAAAATAGCGTGATTCACTTGAAAAACCCATGTATTCACCAAGAGATATATGGCGTTCCTGACTACCTAGCGGGACTCATCTCAGCAAATTTGAATCATTCGGCTACCCTGTTTCGGACAAACTATTATGAGAATGGAAGTCACGCTGGTGTCATGGTGTATCTTTCCGCGGCATTGGCTGACGACAAGGCCGTCGAGTCATTAAAAAAGTCACTCACCGAAGCCCGTAAAGGTAAGGCATTTAAAAATATCTTTGTGTATGCCGCCAATGGGGGCAAGGATGGGATTCAAATTTTACCTTTCTCCCAAATCAGCGCCAAAGATGAGTTTGTCGGTATCAAGGACACCACACGCGATGATTTGTTGGCCATGCACCGGATACCACCACAACTGATGGGGATCATTCCACAAGGCTCGGGTAGCCTTGGCGATATCGAAAAAGCCGCAATGGTGTTTTGGTTCAATGAGTTATTACCGTTGATGGAAAGCATGAAATCAATTAACGACATGCTAGGTGTTGAGGTGATCCGCTTTAAACAATATGCATTGCTGGATTTTTTGACACAGGCGAAAGGTAAAGAGCCGAATTATAAATAA
- a CDS encoding P-loop NTPase fold protein — MKNDNSLIYYLNQFCNNNLGYALLINGAWGTGKTFFIKKYMHENKSKNKFIYNSLYNISTNEDLNRIFYNAAHPIMENDSIKHLQNIVKKTVTIALKSASIDIDTNELTTNLKKELDAKEFNKINEKVFIFDDIERCTLPIEMLLGYINNLSEHSDAKVIIIGNECEIRNKEEYLKIKEKSIGKTIEFHSKISESLVVFNDELENKTLKKTISDNIEKLAYCLSTSKTDNFRTVRSFLYESQTLFNLIENKFLSKNSLLSDLIYTHMMIYLEVKNNNLNIDNLLTYEVLSSDNNDLKKKLINHSLYSNDLILNPSLWYNILNNDIIDRDELNNAIQNYLLSTESEPPVWYKLWNYKHIEINNIYNLMSQQLKKIRECQFDDMGELFHISAFLLFMNNEEVLNLNEDKLVNKIKKNISSILRSGKTISFSSIPGVSTITFFGHGVIGEKLDGIQSCFKFLKSEIRKIDNNISMDIIKQIKNELKNDPFSFKNTITSNHNKNHLNLPVLSNINPNNFSNVFIKHTQPNRLNILSAIQFRFHNSKNTQYIEDEKKWLHQVIETFKLKLTNKNINKITKHYLEIFITEFNNILTY; from the coding sequence ATGAAAAACGATAATAGCTTAATTTATTATTTGAATCAGTTCTGCAATAACAATTTAGGTTATGCTCTACTTATAAACGGAGCGTGGGGAACAGGAAAAACATTTTTTATAAAAAAATATATGCACGAAAACAAAAGCAAGAATAAGTTCATATATAATAGTTTATATAATATCTCAACAAACGAAGATCTAAATCGTATATTCTACAATGCTGCACACCCTATCATGGAAAATGACAGTATCAAACATCTACAAAACATAGTAAAAAAAACCGTTACAATTGCTTTAAAAAGTGCAAGTATTGATATAGATACTAATGAGTTAACAACAAATCTAAAAAAAGAATTAGATGCTAAGGAATTTAATAAAATAAATGAAAAGGTTTTTATTTTCGATGATATAGAAAGGTGTACATTACCAATTGAGATGCTTCTTGGTTATATTAATAATCTATCTGAGCATTCTGATGCAAAGGTAATAATAATTGGTAATGAATGTGAAATAAGAAACAAAGAAGAATACTTAAAGATCAAAGAGAAATCTATAGGAAAGACCATAGAGTTTCATAGCAAAATATCAGAATCGTTAGTAGTGTTTAACGACGAACTAGAAAACAAAACACTAAAAAAAACAATTAGCGATAATATAGAAAAACTTGCTTATTGCTTAAGCACATCAAAAACAGACAATTTCAGAACTGTCAGGTCATTTTTGTATGAATCACAAACCTTATTTAATTTAATTGAGAATAAATTTCTCTCAAAAAATTCATTACTATCTGATTTAATTTACACACACATGATGATTTATTTAGAAGTTAAAAATAACAATCTAAATATTGATAACCTACTAACATACGAGGTACTTTCATCAGACAATAATGATTTGAAAAAAAAATTAATCAATCATTCTTTATATTCAAATGATTTAATATTAAATCCATCATTATGGTATAACATATTAAATAATGACATTATAGATAGAGATGAACTAAATAATGCCATCCAAAACTATTTATTAAGTACAGAATCAGAACCACCTGTATGGTATAAGCTATGGAATTATAAACACATTGAAATTAATAACATATATAATTTAATGAGTCAGCAGTTGAAAAAAATAAGAGAGTGTCAGTTTGATGATATGGGAGAACTATTCCATATTTCCGCATTTTTGCTATTTATGAACAATGAAGAAGTGCTAAATTTAAATGAAGACAAGTTAGTTAATAAAATCAAAAAAAATATAAGTAGTATACTAAGATCTGGTAAAACAATCTCTTTTTCTTCTATACCAGGAGTATCTACAATTACATTTTTTGGGCATGGTGTCATTGGCGAAAAACTTGATGGTATACAAAGTTGCTTCAAATTTCTAAAGTCAGAAATTAGAAAAATCGATAATAATATTTCAATGGATATTATAAAACAAATCAAAAATGAATTAAAAAATGATCCCTTTAGCTTTAAAAATACAATTACATCAAATCACAATAAAAACCATCTAAATTTACCAGTACTTTCAAATATAAACCCCAATAATTTTAGTAATGTTTTTATTAAACATACTCAACCTAATAGACTAAATATTCTATCTGCCATTCAATTTAGATTTCATAATTCAAAAAACACACAGTATATAGAAGATGAGAAGAAATGGTTGCATCAAGTAATTGAAACATTCAAGTTAAAACTAACAAATAAAAATATAAACAAGATCACAAAGCATTATTTAGAAATTTTCATTACAGAATTCAATAACATATTAACATATTAA
- a CDS encoding Cox family DNA-binding protein: MREKIVSLSDVVTEEKFAELIGKPASAVADMRKAGKLPIVQMKRPGSSRAENYVYLPAWNNGLRLAYESLPVEMRDGWLVWLGLGKPQ; this comes from the coding sequence ATGAGAGAGAAAATCGTAAGTCTGTCAGATGTTGTGACTGAGGAAAAATTCGCTGAGTTGATTGGTAAGCCAGCAAGCGCAGTGGCAGATATGCGTAAAGCAGGTAAGTTACCGATTGTTCAGATGAAAAGACCCGGCTCTAGTCGTGCGGAGAATTATGTGTATTTGCCTGCATGGAATAATGGTTTAAGGCTTGCGTATGAGTCGTTACCAGTAGAAATGCGCGACGGTTGGTTGGTGTGGTTGGGTTTAGGTAAGCCACAATGA
- a CDS encoding TraR/DksA family transcriptional regulator, translating to MSDVIDRANEHAALVLEQNIQAARKPANRVSAFECENCDHPIPEARRQAVIGCTLCIDCQILFELKEKHYHSV from the coding sequence ATGTCTGATGTTATCGACCGCGCTAATGAACATGCGGCATTAGTGCTAGAACAGAATATCCAAGCTGCGAGGAAGCCAGCGAATAGGGTATCTGCGTTTGAATGTGAGAATTGTGATCACCCAATACCAGAAGCCCGCCGCCAAGCGGTGATTGGCTGCACCTTGTGTATTGACTGCCAAATTCTGTTTGAACTGAAAGAAAAACATTACCACAGCGTATGA
- a CDS encoding helix-turn-helix transcriptional regulator — MSTYDSERLKLIRESERLNVKQAADLVGINYVTYHGYESGKAKMSLESAMKFFKHPRFRKYRDWFMFDEVNPEAGQIAPALAHTGHENSGSPHSDKKTG, encoded by the coding sequence ATGTCAACGTACGATAGCGAAAGACTAAAGCTTATACGTGAGTCAGAAAGGCTTAATGTTAAGCAAGCTGCTGATTTGGTAGGTATTAATTATGTTACCTATCATGGATATGAAAGTGGAAAAGCCAAAATGTCATTGGAGTCTGCAATGAAATTCTTTAAGCACCCCCGGTTCAGAAAATACCGCGATTGGTTCATGTTCGATGAGGTTAATCCTGAAGCTGGCCAAATCGCACCGGCTTTAGCGCACACTGGGCACGAAAATTCAGGCTCACCCCACTCAGACAAGAAAACTGGTTAA
- a CDS encoding DUF2971 domain-containing protein, translating into MEIPSELFKYRNFEKYTILSLLNKGLWLPKPSQLNDPFDVQFKLNDADVSFQQFKDSFVHFQSWYFDKYKKRIKYNTFDLLFENNKPTYELKNKVRSFQKYWNSNCEKYGIFSLSETSTNSTMWSHYADNHSGICIGYDPKKLFYQSPNNAIEWLKKVTYEDELNIIRNAYLLYAQIGMGIDKNAFNDFFRNMLSIKSKDWSYEQEWRFYFPNSGGQIFNLNIDAITSITFGLKTPEETKAAISHILRYHQKKTCFYQVKRAQNVIGIIREPLKDKDDKYWFCSYE; encoded by the coding sequence ATGGAAATACCTTCTGAACTATTTAAATATAGAAACTTTGAAAAATATACAATCCTAAGTCTTTTAAATAAAGGACTATGGTTACCTAAACCATCACAACTAAACGATCCATTCGATGTACAGTTTAAGTTGAATGATGCTGATGTGTCTTTTCAGCAATTTAAGGATTCATTTGTGCATTTTCAAAGTTGGTATTTTGATAAATATAAAAAAAGAATAAAATATAATACTTTTGATTTATTATTTGAAAATAATAAGCCGACATATGAATTAAAAAATAAGGTGAGATCATTTCAGAAGTATTGGAATTCTAATTGTGAGAAATACGGTATTTTTTCGTTATCAGAGACCTCCACAAATAGCACTATGTGGTCACATTATGCTGATAACCACTCAGGAATATGTATAGGTTATGATCCCAAAAAACTGTTCTATCAATCGCCTAATAATGCTATCGAATGGTTAAAAAAAGTAACATATGAAGATGAACTAAATATTATTAGGAATGCCTATTTACTTTATGCACAAATTGGAATGGGGATTGATAAAAATGCTTTTAATGATTTCTTTAGAAATATGTTGTCAATAAAATCAAAAGATTGGAGTTATGAACAAGAATGGAGATTCTACTTTCCCAATAGCGGAGGACAAATTTTTAACCTTAATATTGACGCTATCACGAGTATAACTTTTGGACTAAAAACTCCAGAAGAAACAAAGGCTGCTATATCTCATATTCTAAGATACCATCAGAAAAAAACATGTTTTTATCAAGTGAAACGTGCTCAAAATGTAATTGGTATTATAAGAGAACCACTAAAAGATAAAGATGATAAATATTGGTTTTGTTCATATGAATAA
- a CDS encoding phage integrase, translating into MAIKKLEDGQYEVDIRPAGRQGKRVRRRFDTKHEAVLFERYALSNKMHKDWLDKSNDIRPLQDLIDLWWNTFGKSSEYAQDTLLRATRIATALDNPPMCLLTDKQLALYRELRLAAGIKPSTINRDFSAISGIFTALKRTDLFMGKHPIRGLSRLKQKATEMSYLTHEEIGLLLNILKGDNKKVAILCLSTGARWGEAVKLKREHVIQNKIRFTFTKTGKARIVPISQEVADAVCTRKSGLLFPNTSYDMFRKHIKTIKPDMPQGQATHALRHTFATHFMMNGGSIITLQRILGHSTLQQTLTYAHFAPDFLQDAITYNPLKGGTELA; encoded by the coding sequence ATGGCAATTAAGAAACTCGAAGATGGTCAATATGAAGTGGACATTAGACCGGCTGGCCGTCAAGGAAAACGCGTCAGACGTCGATTTGATACAAAACACGAAGCCGTTTTGTTTGAACGTTACGCCCTATCAAACAAAATGCACAAAGATTGGTTAGATAAATCCAATGATATTCGGCCGCTACAAGACTTAATTGATTTGTGGTGGAACACCTTTGGCAAAAGTAGCGAATATGCGCAGGACACGTTATTAAGGGCAACACGCATTGCGACCGCACTCGATAACCCGCCGATGTGCTTATTAACCGATAAGCAATTAGCACTTTACCGCGAACTCCGGCTCGCTGCGGGTATCAAGCCCTCCACGATAAACCGTGATTTTTCAGCGATAAGCGGCATATTTACCGCTTTAAAGCGCACGGATTTATTTATGGGTAAACACCCAATACGAGGGCTATCACGGTTAAAGCAAAAAGCGACTGAGATGTCCTATTTAACGCATGAAGAAATTGGGCTGCTGCTGAATATATTAAAAGGTGATAATAAAAAAGTGGCGATTTTATGTTTAAGTACCGGCGCACGTTGGGGGGAAGCGGTTAAATTAAAACGCGAGCACGTGATCCAAAATAAAATCCGTTTCACTTTTACCAAAACGGGCAAAGCGCGCATTGTGCCGATTTCCCAAGAAGTCGCGGATGCTGTGTGTACGCGAAAATCCGGTCTGCTTTTTCCAAACACCTCTTATGATATGTTTAGAAAGCACATAAAGACCATTAAGCCTGATATGCCGCAGGGCCAAGCCACGCACGCATTACGGCATACTTTCGCAACCCATTTTATGATGAATGGCGGCAGTATTATTACTTTGCAGAGAATCTTAGGTCACTCGACATTACAGCAAACACTGACCTACGCACACTTTGCACCGGACTTTCTTCAAGATGCGATTACGTATAATCCATTAAAAGGAGGAACAGAGTTAGCTTAA